One part of the Rutidosis leptorrhynchoides isolate AG116_Rl617_1_P2 chromosome 1, CSIRO_AGI_Rlap_v1, whole genome shotgun sequence genome encodes these proteins:
- the LOC139885647 gene encoding pectin acetylesterase 10-like has translation MRTQHCKWVVLFVLIGLNIFGKLVNGYEFDETEFHYNTSEVISLLEASAATAAGAPSPLIVGLTLIPGAAAKGAVCLDGTLPGYHLHRGFESGANSWLIQLEGGGWCNTIRSCVYRKTTRRGSSKFFEKQLPFTGILSNKAEENPDFFNWNRVKVRYCDGASFAGDSEDKANNLQFRGQKIWLAAMEDLMSKGMKNANQALLSGCSAGGLASILHCDEFASLFSGRTKVKCLADAGMFMDATDVGGGHTLRNLYQGVVTLQGVDKNLSPSCTNQLSPTSCFFPQNIVPHIQTPMFILNAAYDSWQVVSSLSPNSADPKGAWKECRNNPGKCSSSQMTFFQGFRNQMLNALKGFSSSKQNGLFVNSCFAHCQTERQDTWFADDSPVINNKPIALAVGDWYFDRASVKETDCPYPCDNSCHNLLFKA, from the exons ATGAGGACCCAACATTGCAAATGGGTTGTATTATTTGTATTAATTGGATTAAATATTTTTGGGAAATTAGTGAATGGATATGAGTTTGATGAAACAGAGTTTCATTATAATACAAGTGAAGTGATCTCATTGTTGGAAGCATCTGCTGCTACTGCTGCTGGTGCTCCTAGCCCACTTATTGTGGGCCTCACACTTATTCCAGGAGCTGCTGCTAAAGGAGCTG TATGTTTAGATGGAACATTACCTGGGTACCATTTGCACCGTGGATTCGAGTCGGGTGCAAACAGTTGGCTCATTCAATTGGAG gGTGGAGGTTGGTGTAATACAATTAGATCTTGTGTGTACCGGAAAACAACAAGGCGTGGGTCATCTAAATTTTTTGAGAAACAATTGCCGTTCACAGGAATTTTGAGCAACAAGGCTGAAGAAAATCCAG ATTTTTTCAACTGGAATCGAGTAAAGGTTCGTTATTGTGATGGTGCCTCCTTTGCCGGGGATTCAGAAGACAAG GCAAATAACCTACAATTTAGAGGGCAGAAAATATGGCTGGCAGCAATGGAAGACTTGATGTCAAAAGGGATGAAAAATGCTAACCAG GCACTTCTTTCTGGGTGCTCGGCTGGTGGCCTTGCATCTATATTACATTGTGACGAGTTCGCTTCGTTATTCTCGGGACGTACCAAAGTCAAGTGTTTGGCCGATGCTGGAATGTTCATGGACGC GACTGATGTAGGTGGTGGGCATACACTCAGGAACTTGTATCAAGGTGTTGTTACCTTGCAG GGAGTTGATAAAAACTTATCACCATCTTGCACCAACCAACTCAGCCCGACTTCA TGCTTTTTTCCTCAAAACATAGTTCCGCACATCCAAACCCCTATGTTCATTCTCAACGCAGCCTATGATTCTTGGCAG GTCGTTTCGAGCTTATCTCCCAATTCTGCTGATCCTAAAGGTGCTTGGAAGGAATGCCGAAACAACCCCGGGAAATGTTCGTCATCTCAAATGACTTTCTTTCAAG GTTTCAGAAACCAGATGCTAAATGCACTTAAAGGATTCTCTTCATCTAAACAAAATGGCTTGTTCGTAAATTCGTGTTTCGCTCATTGTCAGACCGAGAGGCAGGATACATGGTTTGCAGATGATTCTCCAGTTATTAATAACAAG CCGATAGCATTGGCAGTAGGAGACTGGTATTTTGATAGAGCAAGTGTGAAAGAAACGGACTGCCCGTATCCCTGTGACAATAGTTGTCACAATCTGCTATTCAAAGCATGA